The segment TGTTCTACGGTCTTGCCAAACAATAGCATTGTAGATAGGATCACCTGTTGCTTTATCCCATACGATAGTAGTTTCACGTTGATTGGTAATACCAATACCTGCAATGTATTTTCCATTGATACCTATTTTGGTGATAGCTTCTGCTGCAACAGAGGCTAATGAAGACCAAATTTCGTGAGGATCATGTTCTACCCATCCACTTTGTGGAAAATATTGGGTGAATTCTTTTTGAGCAACAGAACATATTTCACCTGAGTGATTAAAAACAATTGCTCTGGAACTTGTAGTCCCTGCGTCGAATGCTAAAATGTACTTTTCCATACTTGTATTAAATTAAGGTATTAATTTAGTTCTATATTTATTTTTTAGGTTTATACGGAGTTAGCAGATAGTTTTGAGCTAATTCGATAAAATCATTTATTTGTTGGTTTTCCCAATCTTTGTCTTTATTCATTTCTTTAGCCATAATGCTTGCGACTTTTGGTGCAATGTCTATTGCTGCCCTGGCGTCAAGGAATAGAGCTCTGAGCCGTCTAGCAAGGACATCTTCAATTGTAAGTGCCATTTCATGGTGTACAGCCCATACAACTTCTGCTTTTATAAAGTCAAAACGAGGGTGAAGAGTATCTCTTAGTTCGGGTTGATTATCACAAAGTTCTTGAATCTTTTTTAAATCAGACCCATATACATAGCTAAAGTTAGAGTGATCTGTTGTCGTTTGGTATCCATGAATCCTTAAATTTTTAGAAACACACGCTTTGTTTTCGAGGTGACATACCTCAATAGCTTTATCTAAGGTTTCTTCAGCCATCTCTCTATAAGTAGTCCATTTTCCTCCTGTTACTGTCACTAATCCACTATCAGAAGCTATTATTTTATGACTTCTTGATATTTCTTTTGTTGAATTACTACCTTTTTTAGGAGCAGCAAGTGGTCTTAGTCCAGCAAACACCGATAATACATCTTCTTTGGTTGGCTGTTTCTCTAGGTATTGACCAGCCGTTTTCAGTATAAAGTCTACTTCTTCTTCAAGTGCTACTGGCTCAAGAACAAACTCCTTTAGGGGAGTATCAGTAGTTCCTAAGATGGCTTTCCCGTGCCATGGAACTCCGAATAAAACACGGCCATCACTGGTTTTTGGAATCATAATTGCAGAGTCCCCTCCTAGAAATGATTGATCTACAACCAAATGAACACCTTGGCTAGGGCGTACAATATTATCATCCTCAGGCGTATCCATTTGTAGTATTTTATCTACAAAAATGCCTGTAGCATTAATAATTGATTTTGCTTTTATCGTAAATTCTTGATTGGTTATTTTATCAATCGCTGTAACCCCATTGAGTGTGGCATTTGTGTTTTTTGTTAAAGAAGTAACTTCTATATAATTTGCGGCAGTAGCATCATGTTCTATTGCTGTTTGTAGAAGATTAATAGCTAAACGTGCATCATCAAATTGCCCGTCATAGTAAACTACTCCACCTTTTAAGTTTGATTGTTTAATTTGAGGAATTTCTTTTAGAACTGTATTCTTTTTAAGAGGTTTAGACCTTCCCAAGGTTCTTGAACCAGAGAGAATATCATAGACTGTCAGTCCTATTGTATAGAAAGGTTTTTCCCACCACTTATAGTTTCCGATGATGAACCGTTGACTCTTAAATAGATGAGGAGCATTTTGTTTCAATCGGCCTCTCTCGCGTAAAGCTTCAATAACTAAGCTAACATCGCCTTGTGCTAAATATCTAACTCCACCATGTACTAATTTGGTACTTCGGCTAGATGTCGATTTAGCAAAATCATGTTGTTCTAGTAATAAAGTCTTATATCCGCGTGAAGCAGCATCGACCGCTAAGCCTAATCCAGTAGCACCGCCACCGATAATTAAGACATCCCATAATGTTTCGGGATTCGCGATCTTATTAATTTGATCACTTCGCTTCATATCAATACATTGTTAGAGGTTAACTACCTCAAATGTAGAAAATCAAATTTATATTAACAAGCAAAATCGTAAATAAAAGTAATATATCGAAAGTATATTTTTGAATATCGCAACATATTGAGTTTTGAATATTCTATTATGCTTTCGGATTGTGTAATTATTTGTATTTCTATTTTCGTTTTTATAAAATAAAAGTGTAACTTTGATATAAACATAAAAATAGGGCAAGTAAAATGCTTTTATTTGCTTTTATAAGTATAAGATTATTCACATAAAGCGTTAGATACTAATACTATAACACTGTTTGATATGGGAAATATTGCTCAAAGACATAAGTATATTCTTGACGAATTAAAGAAGGATGGCTTTGTCAAAGTACAAGATTTAAGTAGAAATCTTGATGTTTCGGAAGTTACGATTCGAAAAGATTTGCGATTGCTAGAAAGTAAGAAACTTTTGATTCGTAATCATGGTAGTGCAAGTGCGCTAAGTTCCTTAATTACAGATAGACACGTCGATGAAAAAGAGAAACTTTATATTGAGGAGAAAAGACGCATCGCTGAAGCTGCAAATAATATGTTAGAGCCCAATGATAAGATTATTATTGCGTCAGGAACTACACTTCTTACTTTTGCTAATCACATTGATATGCAAAAACATTTAACAGCTATAACTTCTTCTGTGAAAGTATCGTTAACTCTTTGCTATCACCCCAATATAGAGGTAGTACAATTAGGAGGCAGTATGAGAAAAAACTCGGTTTCTGTTATTGGACATTATGCCGAACAAATATTAGGAACTTTAGCTTGTAATAAGCTTTTCATAGGAGTAGATGGTATTGATTTAAATTACGGATTAACTACAAGTAATATGAATGAAGCTTATATCAATCAAAAAATGATAGAAGTTTCGGATAAAGTTATTGTGCTAACCGATTCATCAAAGTTTGGACAAAGAGGTTTTTGTAAGATTTGTGATTTTAATAATATACATCAAATCATTACAGATACAAATGCTCCCGCTCACATGGTAGAAATGATTCGTGAGATGGGAATAGAAGTTACATTAGTGTAAATAAGTTCTCTCTATACGATACAAAAACAAAAGCAGTGAAATTTCACTGCTTTTGTTTTTACTAGTCTTCTAGTGCTTTTGCTAAAATCGAAATGGGATGTTCGCATTTCGCACTAGTAGACATCTCAATTTGCCACTTACAGGTTTCACAGTCGGTGACTACATAATCAATATCACTTTCTTCAATCTGTCTAAATAATGGATCACCGATATCTTGTGAAGTTTTATAATTTTCTTTCTTAAATCCGTATGTTCCTGCTATACCGCAGCAGTTAGAGTCTAATACTGTTAATTCAATATTAGGAATCAATTTTAATAGCTCAATAGAGTAATATGCCCAGCCTAATTTTTCCATATGGCAAGGTGTGTGATAAGCTACTTTTATTTTTTTATTCCCTACTTTAAGCTTTTTATCTGATTGGCTTAGCAGGCGATAGATATATCTAGTAGCTAGCTCTACTTGGTCTTTAACATCTTTATTGTCTATGTTTAATAAGTGAGGATACTCATCTCGAATAGTAAAGGTACAAGTAGATGAAGTGGCTACTACAGGGCGCTTCTTTTCTAATACTGATTCTCTAATTGCTGAAATGTTAACGTTAGCTTGCTTCTTAGCTTGGTTAATTAATCCATTTGAAATTAAGGCAACACCACAACACTTTTCTTTGCTAAGTAGTTGTACACCGATACCTAATGCATTAAATACCTTAATCATATCTTTACCTAACTGTGGATTGTTGTAGTTTACATAACAACCATGGAAATAACTTACTTGATCAGTATATTTATCTTGTTCTTTTTGAGCATTCTTTTTATACCATGATTCAAAAGTTCCAAATGCATACTTAGGAAATGTTCTGTGATGATCAATCTTAAGAGTTTTATCTAGGACTACTTTGGTCGCTTTTAACCCTAATATAGGGTTTAGGATAGGAGCAAATGGAGTAGCTAATGTTCCCATAATATCAGTATTAGCCAATAGCATATCTCTTAGTTTTGGCTTTTTCTTGCTGTATTTAATACGAGCTGATTGAATGATATCCCCGATTTTTACATTGGATGGGCATGCTACTTCACATCGCTTACAATTAAGACAGTACTTCAAAGCCTCGTCATAAAAATCAGCTTTTTTTAAGCGTAAACGCTCTCCATCAGGTCCGGCTTGTTTGGGGCCTGGGTAGTTGGGATTTACTTTTGCTACAGGGCAATATACAGTACAAATTGTACATTTAATGCATTGCTCAAAGTTATTGTTACTTATATTATATTCTTGGAGTTTCATATGCTTCTTATTTTCTAAGTATAGTGTTTGCTACATGAAGAGCAGTTAGAATTGAAACACCAGCTCCACATCCTTCCTTTATGGCGTTGAATGCTTCTAGTCCTGCTCCTATAATGTATAGATTGTCTAGAGATTGTCCTTTTATTTGCCCTTGAAAATCGTTGTTGGTTTTGATTCCGAAAGACATGTAGGGTTGAGCGTTGAATACGTTATTGTCGTACCATTCTTCTCTATGATCAATATGGTTCACATCTAAGTTGAAGATGGGCTCATATATTTTATCTCTACTAGCAACCAATCCTTGGCTAAAATAGCTCCCTGTTGCTAAAACAAAATTATTAGCATGGAAAGGTATATCTCCATGGTTGAAGCTATAAACTTTTTCGAGTTTATTGTTTTTAATATCTCCTTTTACGATGTTGTCACCTAGCATATATACACCTCCTAAACAGGTGTAAGCTTCATGCAAAAACTGCTGTATCTTGATACCAATTACAGATGGTGGGAGTGTAGGTAGTAAGAATATGGGTTTGCCTACTTTTTCTTCTAAATCTTGGATGATTTGGTCATTGTCTAAGCTTAATATCGCTGGGAATAGAATAGCTTCTGCATCTTTACTTCCCTCTTTAAGAATATGAACTAATTCGTTGAATTCTTTATCGTTTAAGCGATCCATCACGTTGGTGATGTTACTAGATCTCAGTTCGCTTGGGTTTCTGCGAAGTCTATCTAGGCTTTCAAGTGTAAATTCAGTTATTTTGCTTTTTGTGCCTAGTTTTAGTAATGCACTAGCTATGAATTCAGGGTAAAAATCAAGAAAGCCACTCATATTGAAAATTGCTACTTTTTCCCATGGGAGTTTTTTGCTTTCTTTCGTGGTAGCAAAAGGATTTACTGATAACCAAGTTGATTTAACTTCTCCTAAAGGTGATATGCGATAATGATTCTTTTGAGTTGAGCCCAATAAAGGAATTCCTAATTCTCTTAAAAAAGTTTCGGCCTCTTGAGTCAAATTTGCAAATAACTCTTTCCCCAATTTACTATATGGGTGAAGGTTGTTTAGTGTTACTAATTTATCTATTTCTTCTATAGGTTGTTGTACAGCTGTCCCATCTGGTAAATTATTTAGCAAATCAAAAGAACCTGAAGAAAAATGAATAGCACTTTGACCAGCAGACACTATAGCACATTTCTTATTTTGCTGACATAATTTTATACCACAGATTAATCCTGCTAATCCTCCTCCTATTATTACTGTATCAAATCTCATTGGTTAACGATTTTAGAGTCCGACAATCCGCAAACACTTTCATAAATCCAAGCTGTATATTCACTGCCTCTTAATCCTTCTCCCCATGCGGTTGGGTATATTCCTTTCCATCTTTCATTAAGGAATGATGATAAATCTGCTTTGGCTTTGGTTGGGCATGCTCCAGTAGATTTATTCATTAATCCTGCTGCTCTACAAGCACAAAGCTCACCCTGGCAAGTACCCATACCAACTCTAGTACGTCTTCTTAAATCCACTAAATTGTGTACATCAAGTTCTTTTAAAGCATAATTCACTTCACCTACCGATATTTCTTCACACTCACAAACGAGGCTATTGTCTCTTTCGGTATTTCCTGAAAGTTTTTCAGCCATATCTCCATGACGATAAATAGCAGCTTCTTTTACAGTGTGTGGCATAGAAACAATCTTTTTAGATATTTCTTCTTTTGTTTCTCTTGAGCCCGGAAGTAGATCTTCGTCAGTAGTACATTTCTTATCTATGTTTAATTTCTTGCAAACTAAATCAGTAGCCCATTCGGCCATTAAGCGATAGGTCATTAACTTACCTCCAGTAATGGTGATAAATCCTTTCAATCCATCTCTTTCTTCATGATCTAATAGCACAATTCCACGACTTGTTTTTCTTCCATCAGGATCATCATCAGCCGCTACAAGTGGTCTTACACCAGCATAGCCTCTTAATATTCTAGTTTGTGACAAAATAGGTGCTAGTTTTTCTCCTTCTCTAAGAAGTAAATCTACTTCATCTGGAGTAACATGCATATTGTCTATTTGATCATATGGTACTCTTGTAGAAGTTGTACCTATTAGTGCAATAGTATCCCCTGGTACAAGGATATCTGCATCTGCTGGTTTACGACATCTGTTTAAAACTACATTATTAACACGGTGTCCAAAAATCAGCAATGAACCTTTTGCTGGGAACATGCGTACTTTTAAATCTGCATATTCCGAAATGTGCTGTCCCCATATACCTCCAGCATTCACTACTAGCTGGCTATGGATTTCATATATCTCTTTTGTACGGTGGTCTAGAACTTTTACTCCTACAATACGATCTTGTTCTCTTAAAAGTCCTACTACCTCATGATAAGTTTTTAAGTCTGCTCCATGTTCTTTTGCGTCAATAACATTGGATGCGGTTAATCGAAAGGGGTCTACAGAGCCATCGGGGACCTTTACAGCGCCCACTAATGTAGGGTTTGCTGAGGGCTCCATTAATAAAGCTTGTTTCGGATCTATAACTTCAGCTTTTATTCCTGCTTCTAAGCAAGATTGAACGAAAGTTTTTTGATATTCTAAATCATCTTCGGGTAAGCTTAGGAATAAACCATCAGTTTTGTCAATGCAGTGGCGTGCTACTCTTTTAAGTATCATGTTTTCTTTAATACACTCTACTGCAGATTCTTTATCGGTTACAGCATAACGTGCTCCACTATGTAATAGTCCGTGATTTCTACCTGTGGTACCTGATGCTATATCGAAACGTTCCAAGAGTAAGGTTTTAAGTCCTCTCTTTGCACAATCTCTAGCTGTACCAGCTCCTGTTGCTCCTCCACCTATAATGATAACATCATAGGTAGGTGTTATTGTGTTTTGATTGTTCTGGTTCATTGGTTAACAATTTAGTGTGATACAAATAACGTGATTTATTTTGATTAATAAAACTAAATCGAAATAAAAATGTAAGTAAACGAAAGTAATTCATTCTTTTTAGTTCTTGGAAGAGTTTGTTTATCTCTAGAATCTTTTGGATACTACTCAAGTTATGCCTTATTATATATTGCATTTGTATTACAATTAATTTTATAATTAGTTTTACATAAGTATTTGATATACAGTAGTTTATTGTTTTTAGATAGGTGATATTATAAATACATTACAACATTTACTTCTCTGAATAGGTTAAAATGATAATTTTTATAAAAAATGACTTTCGATTATGTTATTTATCGAAAGGTTTTTATTATATTTGTGATAAAGGATGTCAAAATAAGATAATAAAGACTCCTAAAAAGTCAAATTCGTTTAATTGTTAAAAGTTGTATTATGTCTAAGATTTGTGAGATGAAGATTCAAGAGGATACTAGAATTTATACTCTTGGTGCAAAGGAAATTAGAGAGGCGAATGAAGTAAGGAACGAGTCTGCAACCTATGTTGAAGTACTCTCTTTCTTAAGAGATATATTTAACTTAGTTGACTTTTCTGGTATTATAAGTAATTCGAAAAAAACAATTCTATAAGTTTTTGTTTCGTTTAGCTAGCTAAACTTCATGATATCGTATAACGCATATGTTGTGGTTGTTTTCCACAGTATATGCGTTAATTTATTTATGCTTTTGTATATTTGTCTCAACTTCAAACAAACTATAATCGAAAATAATCATGAAAAAGACATTAAGTTTATTTATTCTCCTGTTTGTATCTGTTTCGCTTTTTGCTCAAGGTAAAGCTAAATATGTGTTTTACTTTATTGGAGATGGCATGGGAGCAGATCAAGTTAATGGGACGGAAATGTATCTTGCCGAAAAAGAAGGTATGATTGGAGTAAAACCTCTTATTTTTACTCAATTTCCTGTGATGAGTGTCGTTAATACTTATTCTCGTACGAACTCCGTAACTGATTCTTCAGCTGCTGGAACGGCTTTAGCTACTGGAGAAAAGACGTACAATGGTGCAATAGGTGTAGGTAAAGACAAGGAAAAACTGACGAGTGTAGCTGAGCGTGCTAAAAAGGCGGGTAAAAAGGTAGGAGTTATAACTAGTGTTAGTGTAGATCATGCTACTCCTGCTGCATTTTATGCTCATCAACCTGACAGAGGAATGTATTATGAAATAGCTCACGATTTACCTCTTGCAAATTTTGACTTTTATGGAGGTTCTGGTTTCTTGAAACCTGATAAAAATGCTGAAGGGGAAAATGCTCCTAGTATTTATCCTATGTTTGAAAAAGCAGGGTATAAATTGTATCGTGGCTTAGATGAGTATTCGCAATCTAGTAGAGATGAAAAATTGATATTAATCCAAAAAGAGGGTTCTGATAAAAATGCTTTGCCCTATGCTATTGATCGTAAAGCAGGAGATTTGGCTTTAAAAGAAATTACACAGAGCGCGATAGAGCATTTATCTTATAAAAACAATAAAGGATTCTTCCTTATGGTTGAAGGTGGAAAAATAGACTGGGCTTGTCATGATAATGATGCTGCTACAGTTTTCCACGAAGTAATAGATATGGATGAAGCTATTGCTGAAGCTTTTGCTTTCTATAAAAAGCACCCTAAAGAAACATTAATTGTAGTTACTGCTGATCATGAGACAGGTGGTATTGCTTTGGGTACGGGTAAATATGCTTTAAATCTTCAATCTTTACAATATCAAAAGGTGTCTGCTAATCAATTGTCTACCTTGATGAGTAATCTTCGTAAGGAAAAAAACAACAATGTGACTTGGGAAGATATGAAGCAGCTCTTAGGAGAAAATATGGGTTTCTGGAAAGAGGTGAAACTGACATGGGAACAAGAAAGAAAACTTAGAGATGAGTTTGAACATAGTTTTGTCCAAAAGAAACAAGGCTTTGAAGAAAGTATGTATACTAAAACTGAGCCGATGGCTGCGAGAGCGAAAGAAGTAATGAATGAAGTAGCAATGGTAAGTTGGGCTTCACATTCACATTCAGCAAATTTTGTTCCCGTTTTTGCTATCGGTGTTGGAGCTGAATTATTTAACGCTAGATTGAATAATATTGATATCCCTCACAATATATCTAAAGCAGCTGGTTACAAGTGGTAAAAATATTTCTGACACCCTCTCATAAAGTGTGTAAGTTAAAACAACCGGCTTGGGTAACAAAATAACTCAAGCCGTTGTTGTTTAATAAAAAACTTAAACATTTATGAAAACAGAAGATTTAATCCCTGATGAGTTTTTCAAACAATTTAAAACAGGAGAAGAACTCCAAAATTTCCTGAAGTCTATTCAAAAGCGTGGAATCGAAAAGATGCTTGAAGCAGAGCTAGATGCTCATTTAGATTATGACAAGCATAGCCACAGAAAAGAAGAAAACAGTCGTAATGGCTACTCTACAAAGACCATTAAGACTAGTTATGGTAATGATCAAATCAAAGTCCCAAGAGATCGAGATGCGAGCTATAACCCAATGATTATCCCTAAACGAAAAAGTATGGTTGAAGGATTAGAACACGTTATTGTATCTCTTTATGCTAAGGGTATGAGTGTTTCTGATATAGAAGAACAAATTAGAGAGGTGTACAATTTTGATGTCTCTGGGGCGACAATCTCTCGTATCACAGATGCCGTAACAGCTGATATTGTAGCTTGGCAGAATCGACCATTGGAACCCGTATATCTTATCGTTTGGATGGACGGTATAGTCTTTAAAGTACGAGAAGGTTCTAAGGTGATTAATAAAACTATTTATATTGCAGTAGGCTTAAGACGTGATGGACTTAAAGAGGTATTAGGTTTATGGCTTGGAAAGAATGAGTCTTCGTCTTTTTGGATGAGTGTCCTAACAGACCTAAAAGCTCGTGGAACTGAAGATGTTTTAATTACTGCAACGGATAACTTAAATGGATTTACCGATACGATTCGTACCGTTTTCCCTGAATCTAAGACACAAATCTGCATCGTGCACCAAGTGCGTAATGCTTGCAAATACGTAGTTTGGAAGGATAAGAAACAGTTTACAACAGATATGAAGAATATCTATAATGCGCCTAATAAGGAGGCTGCAGCAGCTGCTTTAGAAGATTTATCAGTGAAATGGGAATCCAAGTATTCTTATGCTATACAGAGTTGGAGAAAGAACTGGGACGAACTTACTGTCTTCTTTGAATTTCCTCTAGAAATAAGAAAAGTTATCTATACTACCAACCTAATTGAGAACCTCAATGGTAAGATTAGAAAGTATACCAAGAATAAATTATCGTTCCCTACGGATGACTCTGTGATGAAATCAGTATATTTAGCCGTTAGGGAGGCCACTAAGAAGTGGTCAATGCCCATAAAGAACTGGGGTATTATTTTAAATCAGTTCCTAATTATTTACAAAGAAAGGGTCAGATTATAAAGATAATCCAACCCAAGCTATTTTAACTTACACACTTAGTGATACAGTGTCATATTTCTTGTAGATAGTAAGAATTA is part of the Bacteroides coprosuis DSM 18011 genome and harbors:
- a CDS encoding Alkaline phosphatase (COGs: COG1785 Alkaline phosphatase~InterPro IPR001952~KEGG: bth:BT_3708 alkaline phosphatase III precursor~PFAM: Alkaline phosphatase~SMART: Alkaline phosphatase~SPTR: Alkaline phosphatase family protein;~IMG reference gene:2504106251~PFAM: Alkaline phosphatase), whose product is MKKTLSLFILLFVSVSLFAQGKAKYVFYFIGDGMGADQVNGTEMYLAEKEGMIGVKPLIFTQFPVMSVVNTYSRTNSVTDSSAAGTALATGEKTYNGAIGVGKDKEKLTSVAERAKKAGKKVGVITSVSVDHATPAAFYAHQPDRGMYYEIAHDLPLANFDFYGGSGFLKPDKNAEGENAPSIYPMFEKAGYKLYRGLDEYSQSSRDEKLILIQKEGSDKNALPYAIDRKAGDLALKEITQSAIEHLSYKNNKGFFLMVEGGKIDWACHDNDAATVFHEVIDMDEAIAEAFAFYKKHPKETLIVVTADHETGGIALGTGKYALNLQSLQYQKVSANQLSTLMSNLRKEKNNNVTWEDMKQLLGENMGFWKEVKLTWEQERKLRDEFEHSFVQKKQGFEESMYTKTEPMAARAKEVMNEVAMVSWASHSHSANFVPVFAIGVGAELFNARLNNIDIPHNISKAAGYKW
- a CDS encoding transposase mutator type (COGs: COG3328 Transposase and inactivated derivatives~InterPro IPR001207~KEGG: gfo:GFO_1587 mutator family transposase~PFAM: Transposase, mutator type~SPTR: Mutator family transposase;~IMG reference gene:2504106252~PFAM: Transposase, Mutator family): MKTEDLIPDEFFKQFKTGEELQNFLKSIQKRGIEKMLEAELDAHLDYDKHSHRKEENSRNGYSTKTIKTSYGNDQIKVPRDRDASYNPMIIPKRKSMVEGLEHVIVSLYAKGMSVSDIEEQIREVYNFDVSGATISRITDAVTADIVAWQNRPLEPVYLIVWMDGIVFKVREGSKVINKTIYIAVGLRRDGLKEVLGLWLGKNESSSFWMSVLTDLKARGTEDVLITATDNLNGFTDTIRTVFPESKTQICIVHQVRNACKYVVWKDKKQFTTDMKNIYNAPNKEAAAAALEDLSVKWESKYSYAIQSWRKNWDELTVFFEFPLEIRKVIYTTNLIENLNGKIRKYTKNKLSFPTDDSVMKSVYLAVREATKKWSMPIKNWGIILNQFLIIYKERVRL